The following proteins come from a genomic window of Lolium rigidum isolate FL_2022 chromosome 5, APGP_CSIRO_Lrig_0.1, whole genome shotgun sequence:
- the LOC124656588 gene encoding uncharacterized protein LOC124656588 produces the protein MAPAWKSRGKKTKRKTKTPPSSTLVPSSSTVAEMPSIDVLTEFVLQDILRRLSLADLLRAALASHRWRRLASRCLPRDPPLLGYFFHPAEVHVPFPERDPKIVETPAVFAPLDASSPRLSLDFAPDASRFFVYDAHQGLLLLEPSESVPKVVLPRFLVLDPATRRRTVLSPPPRDTVPDDRRWRSSRYYVGSALLSRTHPTKLCFEAVCFAIDGGHPRAWVASVDDGKCRWRALPRDEQVLVDFDPYWFEGRAVRAAGKIYWHTCQSSRLLVLDPSTLRFSYLPAPGELFAHNRNPKYRIGETPDGRLCLVTDAQQQLQLWVRGGKGDKGWILERKIVDLLLLCHKLRGLPVDPMFRTLCVWPSDMDAGRTGKVFIKTWGFGRFSFHMDTGKMELLATKEV, from the coding sequence ATGGCGCCGGCGTGGAAGAGCAGAGGCAAGAAGAcgaaaagaaaaaccaaaaccCCGCCTTCCTCCACCTTGGTTCCTTCCTCATCGACGGTGGCGGAAATGCCGTCGATCGATGTCCTCACCGAGTTCGTCCTTCAGGACATTCTCCGCCGCCTCTCCCTCGCCGACCTCCTCCGTGCTGCCCTCGCCTCCCACCGCTGGCGCCGCCTGGCCTCCCGCTGCCTCCCTCGCGACCCTCCTCTCCTCGGCTACTTCTTCCACCCAGCCGAGGTCCACGTTCCGTTCCCTGAGCGGGATCCAAAGATCGTCGAAACCCCCGCCGTGTTCGCTCCCCTCGACGCCTCCTCCCCGCGCCTCTCCCTCGATTTCGCCCCGGACGCCTCCCGTTTCTTTGTCTACGATGCGCATCAAGGTCTCCTCCTTCTCGAGCCGAGCGAGAGCGTCCCCAAGGTGGTCCTCCCccgcttcctcgtcctcgacccggccacccgccgccgcacggtcctctcgccgccgccgcgcgacaCGGTGCCCGATGACCGCCGCTGGCGCAGCTCAAGGTACTACGTCGGCTCCGCGCTTCTCTCCCGCACGCACCCGACCAAGCTCTGCTTCGAGGCCGTCTGCTTCGCCATCGACGGAGGGCACCCTCGCGCCTGGGTCGCGTCCGTCGACGACGGCAAGTGCCGCTGGCGCGCGCTCCCGCGGGACGAGCAGGTGCTGGTCGATTTCGACCCCTATTGGTTCGAGGGACGCGCCGTGCGCGCCGCCGGGAAGATCTACTGGCACACCTGCCAGTCCTCGCGCCTGCTCGTGCTGGACCCTTCCACGCTCAGGTTCTCCTACTTGCCGGCGCCGGGCGAGCTGTTTGCGCACAACCGCAACCCCAAGTACCGCATCGGGGAGACGCCGGATGGGCGCCTTTGCCTGGTCACCGACGCCCAGCAGCAGCTGCAGCTCTGGGTACGCGGCGGGAAGGGCGACAAGGGCTGGATTCTGGAGAGGAAAATCGTCGACTTGCTCCTGCTCTGCCACAAGCTGCGTGGCCTGCCCGTCGACCCCATGTTCAGGACCCTCTGCGTCTGGCCCAGCGACATGGACGCCGGCCGCACAGGGAAGGTGTTCATCAAGACGTGGGGATTCGGCCGCTTCTCCTTCCATATGGACACCGGCAAGATGGAGCTCCTGGCGACCAAGGAAGTCTAG